One Bacillus sp. 1780r2a1 DNA segment encodes these proteins:
- the tmk gene encoding dTMP kinase produces the protein MQTGIFITFEGPEGAGKTTVIQMVESMLKEKGVEVVLTREPGGISIAEQIREVILSPRNKEMDGRTEALLYAAARRQHLVEKVIPMLEQGKVVICDRFIDSSLAYQGYARGLGIEEVLTINQFAIDDLIPDLTFYLDIRPEIGLQRIEKGRSHEINRLDLEKIDFHYKVREGYKLLLNQFPNRIKEINAEQSVDDVYNDICDVLRRFLKANNS, from the coding sequence ATGCAAACAGGAATTTTTATTACATTTGAAGGGCCTGAAGGTGCTGGAAAAACAACGGTTATTCAAATGGTTGAAAGTATGTTAAAAGAAAAAGGAGTAGAGGTTGTTCTGACAAGAGAACCGGGTGGCATTTCAATTGCAGAGCAAATTCGTGAAGTTATTTTAAGTCCTAGAAATAAAGAAATGGACGGTAGAACAGAAGCCCTTTTATATGCGGCAGCTAGAAGACAACATTTAGTTGAAAAAGTTATCCCCATGTTAGAACAGGGTAAAGTAGTAATATGTGATCGATTTATTGATAGTTCTCTCGCATATCAAGGGTACGCAAGAGGATTAGGGATTGAAGAAGTATTGACAATTAATCAATTTGCTATTGATGATCTTATACCAGATTTAACTTTTTATTTAGACATAAGGCCTGAAATAGGATTGCAGCGAATAGAAAAAGGCCGTAGTCATGAAATTAATCGTTTAGACTTAGAGAAAATCGACTTCCATTATAAAGTAAGAGAAGGATATAAACTTTTATTAAATCAATTTCCAAATCGTATTAAGGAAATTAATGCTGAACAAAGCGTTGATGATGTATACAATGATATATGTGATGTGTTAAGAAGATTTTTGAAAGCTAATAATTCTTGA
- a CDS encoding cyclic-di-AMP receptor, with the protein MKLVIAVIQDSDSTKLLNALVEKGFRSTKLSSSGGFLKSGNTTIMIGTEDEKVQTVLDIIKGECENRNQFISPVSPMGGNADSYIPYPVEVEVGGATVFVLPIDQFHQF; encoded by the coding sequence ATGAAATTAGTAATTGCAGTTATACAAGACTCGGATAGTACAAAGTTGTTAAATGCATTAGTTGAAAAAGGTTTTCGCTCAACGAAATTATCTAGTTCCGGTGGGTTTTTAAAATCTGGAAATACAACTATCATGATTGGAACAGAAGATGAAAAAGTTCAAACTGTTTTAGATATTATTAAAGGTGAATGTGAAAATCGTAATCAATTTATTTCCCCAGTCTCTCCAATGGGTGGTAATGCAGATTCATATATTCCTTATCCAGTTGAAGTAGAGGTTGGAGGCGCAACGGTATTTGTATTGCCAATTGACCAATTTCATCAATTTTAA